The following proteins come from a genomic window of Sardina pilchardus chromosome 13, fSarPil1.1, whole genome shotgun sequence:
- the wdr62 gene encoding WD repeat-containing protein 62 isoform X2, which yields MAETSQFGGGSFTCTVKKANSNNATSSNVTHLRRKTRQSHRRNIHNRVVLEKVLGITTSSSSGLACDPNTGLVAYPAGCVVVILHPKKNKQSHILNTSRKTFSALAFSQDGKYLVTGESGHMPCVRVWDVAERAQVAEVQCHKYGVACVAFSANGSYIVSVGYQHDQTVNVWEWRKGTVIASNKVSSRVLSVSFSEDNSYFVTAGNRHVKFWYLDASKERRVNSTVPLIGRSGLLGEQRNSTFCGLTCGRGAMAGSAYCITHTGLLCLFNSKRQLEAWVDLKTSSARCLSVSENYVFCGCADGMVRVFRPQDLHFITTLHRPHRLGVDISQGVQPGHLFTTDPSAEYPDTLALTYDPVARHLTCVYNDHSVYVWDVRDIKNVGKVYSALYHSGTVWSVETYPEVEGPHAACLPPSSFLTCSSDNTIRLWHLDPQQGSTQTQAPAPGLPTSLHRNLYSQDLMRIVYVGEDTQHLQSEGERGEGGSLDGKSGIRVLGVSPDGQHLAAGDRNGSLRIFELQFLDEIAKIVAHDSEVLCLEFSPTDTGLRLLASASRDRLIHIFNVENNYNLEQTVYDHSASITAIKFSGDSSDVNMVSCGADKSIYFRTAEQTAEGLSFSRSHYVAEKTTLYDMDLDATGGQAAIACQDRNVRVYNIKTGKMMRCFKGSLSEEGTLLKVQMDPSGVYLATSCSDKNISIFDYESGECVASLFGHSEIVTGMRFSQDCRHLITVSGDSCVFLWRLDSQMTNSMRKRLAEKRERAGVRDARAASQQHVLRRETYITVPAMEVAQEKAEEEEDTALCEEEPRTPARLDTTPEVADPMLLQTNGRLPMWARKLAAVSSAGAPGAQGPAAAAPTTTTTAAPSALGPYQPRGRWAEQSDPQAIRSLLETRSLQLALTPSPQRGDGGGDAEEEADDAHFHPQSLDSLMDEEEEEEEEEPEDEDEKSSSGHFEAGFPRPGYLPLPAAGDLFGPGRGSLDRNDYILYPANSTALSTGGDGDFDVKALCEVGEELSPDSACCVGSAESRGSNQEPAMDHTDSLSQVSSTGSSGVEEEEEEEPETLLRQHFDTLANSLSGDAEKFDTDPRSLQPASDSNFLNPRLSISTRFLSRFQNRLRGVGCGASAARPAALPPSISEEASPGSSPTPPTASSAPSAPTQPIPQGSTKTQQAGEGAVEPPTLAEEAKSRAEAVRLVKSRPPMPRKQHSAHNLRRPRPLHSRHSIAAIGCNSTLGEVTDKALFSQSNIENVATTPGQNPVSGPSPKPGHPAPEKDAAGLRSSQSYMSATTSSRAKVSRSGTPGEAPARTPLTEEATPPAKASGPRAPSLQDLSSEHGDFKENLPPTSLPPPLASSLTNAAFTSETGSASLPSTPMASTGTSSSSGQLPGNHSARAALRLDLSGSDCCPSPGRSTPAAAMKSRRRLAPEGAPRQGALVTPTEMRSLGQEGRKRISSIEDGMTPRGALGSRASAALTSPACCRSPEPSQARGAEGHPRSDPQAQLQQQAVSQSSAPAASPAVGNLSFQESPASCSSPLDSADSMESVNLQTCNQIVNELRHTMKRAVSLYSKLCSHAELPDQQAQMVSVLQDAFAGVRSELDMVFTPSSPPLPPLPEDSPGRQLRDQRAVALLERYSELLLQMAEKKMDTN from the exons ATGGCGGAAACATCGCAGTTTGGGGGAGGCAGTTTTACCTGCACGGTGAAAAAGGCAAACAGTAACAACGCGACATCAAGTAACGTTACACATTTGAGACGGAAAACACGCCAGTCTCACAGAAGAAATATACATAATCGG GTGGTCCTGGAGAAAGTCCTCGGCATCACTACATCTAGCAGTAGCGGTTTGGCCTGCGATCCCAACACTGGTTTGGTCGCCTATCCAGCAGG atGCGTTGTAGTTATCCTGCATCCAAAGAAGAATAAGCAGAGTCACATTCTCAATACATCCag GAAAACCTTCTCTGCCTTGGCCTTTTCTCAGGATGGAAAATATCTGGTCACCGGTGAG agCGGGCACatgccgtgtgtgcgtgtgtgggacgTGGCGGAGCGGGCACAGGTGGCAGAGGTCCAGTGCCACAAGTACGGCGTGGCCTGCGTGGCCTTCTCCGCCAACGGCAGCTACATCGTCTCCGTGGGATACCAGCACGACCAGACTGTCAACGTGTGGGAGTGGAGG AAGGGGACTGTTATCGCATCAAACAAGGTTTCCAGTAGAGTGCTGTCCGTCTCCTTCTCCGAGGACAACAGCTACTTTGTCACCGCTGGCAACAGACATGTCAAATTCTGGTACCTGGACGCTTCCAAAGAGAGACGG GTGAACAGCACAGTGCCCCTGATTGGCCGCTCGGGCCTGCTGGGAGAGCAGCGGAACAGCACGTTCTGCGGCCTGACGTGCGGGCGAGGCGCCATGGCGGGCAGTGCCTACTGCATCACCCACACGGGCCTGCTGTGCCTGTTCAACAGCAAGAGGCAGCTGGAGGCGTGGGTTGACCTCAAG ACGTCGTCGGCGCGGTGTCTGTCCGTGAGCGAGAACTACGTGTTTTGCGGCTGTGCTGACGGGATGGTGCGAGTGTTCCGCCCTCAGGACCTGCACTTCATCACCACGCTGCACCGCCCACACAGACTCGGAGTGGACATCTCACAGGGCGTCCAGCCagg GCACTTGTTCACCACCGACCCCAGCGCAGAGTACCCAGACACCCTGGCCTTGACCTATGACCCCGTGGCTCGGCACCTGACCTGCGTGTATAACGACCAcagcgtgtatgtgtgggacGTGCGCGACATCAAGAACGTGGGGAAGGTGTACTCGGCCCTctaccacagtggcacagtgtgGAGCGTGGAG ACGTACCCTGAGGTGGAAGGCCCACATGCAGCCTGTCTGCCCCCCAGCTCGTTCCTGACCTGCTCTTCTGATAACACCATCCGCCTGTGGCACCTCGACCCCCAGCAGGGCTCCACTCAGACCCAGGCCCCGGCCCCGGGCCTGCCCACCAGCCTGCACCGCAACCTCTATAGCCag gacCTGATGAGGATCGTGTATGTGGGGGAGGACACCCAGCACCTGCAGTCGGAGGGGGAGCGGGGAGAAGGGGGCTCTCTGGACGGGAAGTCCGGTATCAGGGTTCTGGGCGTCAGTCCAGACGGACAGCACCTCGCTGCTGGAGACCGCAACGGCAGCCTGCG GATCTTTGAGCTGCAGTTCCTAGACGAGATCGCCAAGATTGTGGCCCATGACTCCGAGGTGCTGTGTCTGGAGTTCTCGCCCACGGACACTG gtctcCGTCTGCTTGCCTCGGCCAGTCGCGACCGTCTCATCCACATCTTCAACGTGGAGAACAATTACAACCTGGAGCAGACTGTCTATGACCACTCTGCCTCCATCACTGCCATCAagttttcag GTGACAGTTCAGATGTGAACATGGTGAGCTGTGGAGCTGATAAGAGCATCTATTTCCGCACAGCCGAgcag ACAGCAGAGGGCCTGTCCTTTTCCCGATCGCACTACGTGGCAGAGAAAACTACCCTCTACGACATGGACCTGGACGCCACAGGCGGTCAGGCAGCCATCGCCTGCCAGGACCGCaacgtcag AGTGTACAACATCAAGACTGGTAAAATGATGAGGTGCTTCAAGGGTTCCCTTAGCGAAGAAGGCACTCTGCTGAAG gTCCAGATGGATCCTTCCGGAGTCTACCTGGCCACCAGCTGCTCAGACAAGAACATCAGCATCTTTGACTACGAgtctggagagtgtgtggccAGCCTGTTTGGGCACTCTG aAATCGTGACGGGCATGAGGTTCAGCCAGGACTGCAGGCACCTCATCACGGTATCTGGCGACAG ctgtgtgtttctgtggcgCTTGGACTCTCAGATGACCAACTCCATGAGGAAGAGGCTggcggagaagagagagagggcaggcgTCCGGGACGCCAGGGCTGCCAGTCAACAGCATGTGCTtcg gagggagaCCTACATCACGGTGCCAGCTATGGAGGTAGCCCAGGAGAaggctgaggaagaggaggatacaGCGTTGTGTGAAGAAGAGCCACGCACTCCAGCTAGGCTTGACACAACTCCAG AGGTTGCTGACCCGATGCTGCTGCAGACCAATGGCAGATTACCCATGTGGGCTCGCAAACTG GCTGCAGTGAGCTCTGCTGGTGCTCCAGGCGCTCAaggtcctgctgctgctgcccccaccaccaccaccaccgcggcCCCCTCTGCCCTGGGCCCCTACCAGCCCCGGGGCCGCTGGGCCGAGCAGTCGGACCCCCAGGCCATCCGCTCCCTCCTGGAGACGCGCAGCCTGCAGCTGGCGCTCACGCCCAGCCCCCAGAGGGGCGACGGGGGCGGGGACGCCGAGGAGGAGGCCGACGACGCCCACTTCCACCCCCAGAGCCTGGACAGCCTcatggacgaggaggaggaggaggaagaggaggagcccGAGGACGAGGATGAGAAG agCTCGAGCGGTCACTTTGAGGCGGGTTTCCCGAGGCCAGGCTACCTGCCGCTGCCGGCTGCGGGGGATCTGTTTGGGCCCGGACGCGGCTCTCTGGACAGGAACGACTACATCCTGTACCCGGCCAACAGCACAGCGCTGTCAACGGGGGGAGACGG GGACTTTGACGTGAAGGCTTTAtgtgaggtgggggaggagcTTAGTCCAGACAGTGCCTGTTGCGTGGGCTCCGCGGAGAGCCGGGGGTCCAATCAGGAGCCAGCGATGGATC ACACAGACTCCCTGAGCCAAGTGAGCTCCACGGGCAGCTCCGgcgtggaggaagaggaggaggaagagccagAGACACTCTTGCGTCAGCATTTCGACACACTGGCCAACAGCCTGTCTGGCGATG CTGAGAAGTTTGACACAGACCCTCGCAGTCTGCAGCCGGCGTCTGACAGCAACTTCCTCAACCCGCGTCTGAGCATCTCCACCCGTTTCCTGTCTCGCTTCCAGAACCGCCTGcg AGGTGTGGGCTGTGGTGCGTCTGCTGCCCGGCCTGCTGCACTGCCCCCCAGCATCTCAGAGGAGGCCTCTCCTGGAAGCAGCCCCACTCCCCCAACTGCCTCATCTGCCCCATCTGCCCCTACTCAGCCCATCCCCCAG GGCTCTACGAAGACTCAGCAGGCTGGTGAGGGTGCCGTGGAGCCTCCCACACTGGCTGAGGAGGCCAAGAGCCGAG CCGAAGCCGTGCGGTTGGTGAAGTCTCGTCCGCCGATGCCCAGGAAGCAGCACTCTGCACACAACCTACGGCGCCCGCGGCCCCTGCATAGCCGCCACAGCATAGCTGCCATTGGGTGCAATAGCACcctgggag AGGTAACGGACAAGGCCCTGTTCTCCCAGTCCAACATTGAGAACGTGGCCACCACGCCGGGCCAGAACCCAGTGAGCGGCCCGTCTCCCAAACCCGGCCACCCGGCGCCAGAGAAGGACGCCGCCGGCCTGCGCTCCTCCCAGAGCTACATGAGCGCCACCACCAGCTCCCGTGCCAAAGTGTCCCGCTCGGGCACTCCGGGAGAGGCCCCCGCCAGGACCCCGCTAACGGAGGAGGCCACCCCGCCAGCCAAAGCCTCGGGCCCCAGAGCCCCCTCCCTCCAGGACCTGAGCTCGGAGCACGGGGACTTTAAGGAGAACCTGCCCCctacctctcttcctcctcctctcgcgtCCTCCTTGACCAACGCTGCCTTCACCTCGGAGACCGGGTCAGCCAGCCTCCCCTCCACGCCGATGGCCTCCACCGGGACGTCGTCCTCGTCGGGCCAGTTGCCTGGCAACCACAGCGCCCGGGCCGCGCTCCGGTTGGACCTGTCGGGCTCCGACTGCTGCCCCTCCCCGGGCCGCTCGACTCCCGCGGCTGCCATGAAGAGCCGGCGGCGGTTGGCTCCGGAGGGAGCGCCGCGGCAGGGCGCGCTGGTCACCCCGACCGAGATGCGGTCCCTGGGACAGGAGGGCAGGAAGCGCATCAGCAGCATCGAGGACGGCATGACCCCCCGCGGGGCCCTCGGCTCCAGAGCCTCCGCCGCGCTCACCTCTCCCGCCTGCTGCCGCTCCCCAGAGCCCTCGCAGGCCAGAGGGGCCGAGGGGCACCCAAGATCAGACCCCcaggcccagctgcagcagcaggccgTCTCCCAGTCTTCTGCTCCAGCAGCATCTCCAGCTGTGGGTAACCTGTCTTTCCAGGAGAGCCCGGCATCATGCTCCAGTCCATTGGACTCAG CTGATTCAATGGAGTCTGTGAATTTGCAGACGTGCAACCAGATAGTGAACGAGCTGAGACACACCATGAAGAGAGCTGTGAGTCTGTACAGCAAG CTCTGTTCCCACGCCGAGCTTCCTGACCAGCAGGCCCAGATGGTGTCTGTTCTTCAGGACGCCTTTGCTGGGGTGCGGAGCGAGCTGGACATGGTCTTCACCCCCTCgtcccctcctctacctccgCTCCCGGAGGACTCCCCCGGTCGCCAGCTGAGGGACCAGCGTGCCGTGGCTCTGCTCGAGCGCTACTCCGAGCTGCTGCTCCAGATGGCCGAGAAGAAAATGGACACCAACTGA
- the wdr62 gene encoding WD repeat-containing protein 62 isoform X3 → MAETSQFGGGSFTCTVKKANSNNATSSNVTHLRRKTRQSHRRNIHNRVVLEKVLGITTSSSSGLACDPNTGLVAYPAGCVVVILHPKKNKQSHILNTSRKTFSALAFSQDGKYLVTGESGHMPCVRVWDVAERAQVAEVQCHKYGVACVAFSANGSYIVSVGYQHDQTVNVWEWRKGTVIASNKVSSRVLSVSFSEDNSYFVTAGNRHVKFWYLDASKERRVNSTVPLIGRSGLLGEQRNSTFCGLTCGRGAMAGSAYCITHTGLLCLFNSKRQLEAWVDLKTSSARCLSVSENYVFCGCADGMVRVFRPQDLHFITTLHRPHRLGVDISQGVQPGHLFTTDPSAEYPDTLALTYDPVARHLTCVYNDHSVYVWDVRDIKNVGKVYSALYHSGTVWSVETYPEVEGPHAACLPPSSFLTCSSDNTIRLWHLDPQQGSTQTQAPAPGLPTSLHRNLYSQDLMRIVYVGEDTQHLQSEGERGEGGSLDGKSGIRVLGVSPDGQHLAAGDRNGSLRIFELQFLDEIAKIVAHDSEVLCLEFSPTDTGLRLLASASRDRLIHIFNVENNYNLEQTVYDHSASITAIKFSGDSSDVNMVSCGADKSIYFRTAEQTAEGLSFSRSHYVAEKTTLYDMDLDATGGQAAIACQDRNVRVYNIKTGKMMRCFKGSLSEEGTLLKVQMDPSGVYLATSCSDKNISIFDYESGECVASLFGHSEIVTGMRFSQDCRHLITVSGDSCVFLWRLDSQMTNSMRKRLAEKRERAGVRDARAASQQHVLRRETYITVPAMEVAQEKAEEEEDTALCEEEPRTPARLDTTPEVADPMLLQTNGRLPMWARKLAAVSSAGAPGAQGPAAAAPTTTTTAAPSALGPYQPRGRWAEQSDPQAIRSLLETRSLQLALTPSPQRGDGGGDAEEEADDAHFHPQSLDSLMDEEEEEEEEEPEDEDEKSSSGHFEAGFPRPGYLPLPAAGDLFGPGRGSLDRNDYILYPANSTALSTGGDGDFDVKALCEVGEELSPDSACCVGSAESRGSNQEPAMDPDTDSLSQVSSTGSSGVEEEEEEEPETLLRQHFDTLANSLSGDAEKFDTDPRSLQPASDSNFLNPRLSISTRFLSRFQNRLRGVGCGASAARPAALPPSISEEASPGSSPTPPTASSAPSAPTQPIPQGSTKTQQAGEGAVEPPTLAEEAKSREVTDKALFSQSNIENVATTPGQNPVSGPSPKPGHPAPEKDAAGLRSSQSYMSATTSSRAKVSRSGTPGEAPARTPLTEEATPPAKASGPRAPSLQDLSSEHGDFKENLPPTSLPPPLASSLTNAAFTSETGSASLPSTPMASTGTSSSSGQLPGNHSARAALRLDLSGSDCCPSPGRSTPAAAMKSRRRLAPEGAPRQGALVTPTEMRSLGQEGRKRISSIEDGMTPRGALGSRASAALTSPACCRSPEPSQARGAEGHPRSDPQAQLQQQAVSQSSAPAASPAVGNLSFQESPASCSSPLDSADSMESVNLQTCNQIVNELRHTMKRAVSLYSKLCSHAELPDQQAQMVSVLQDAFAGVRSELDMVFTPSSPPLPPLPEDSPGRQLRDQRAVALLERYSELLLQMAEKKMDTN, encoded by the exons ATGGCGGAAACATCGCAGTTTGGGGGAGGCAGTTTTACCTGCACGGTGAAAAAGGCAAACAGTAACAACGCGACATCAAGTAACGTTACACATTTGAGACGGAAAACACGCCAGTCTCACAGAAGAAATATACATAATCGG GTGGTCCTGGAGAAAGTCCTCGGCATCACTACATCTAGCAGTAGCGGTTTGGCCTGCGATCCCAACACTGGTTTGGTCGCCTATCCAGCAGG atGCGTTGTAGTTATCCTGCATCCAAAGAAGAATAAGCAGAGTCACATTCTCAATACATCCag GAAAACCTTCTCTGCCTTGGCCTTTTCTCAGGATGGAAAATATCTGGTCACCGGTGAG agCGGGCACatgccgtgtgtgcgtgtgtgggacgTGGCGGAGCGGGCACAGGTGGCAGAGGTCCAGTGCCACAAGTACGGCGTGGCCTGCGTGGCCTTCTCCGCCAACGGCAGCTACATCGTCTCCGTGGGATACCAGCACGACCAGACTGTCAACGTGTGGGAGTGGAGG AAGGGGACTGTTATCGCATCAAACAAGGTTTCCAGTAGAGTGCTGTCCGTCTCCTTCTCCGAGGACAACAGCTACTTTGTCACCGCTGGCAACAGACATGTCAAATTCTGGTACCTGGACGCTTCCAAAGAGAGACGG GTGAACAGCACAGTGCCCCTGATTGGCCGCTCGGGCCTGCTGGGAGAGCAGCGGAACAGCACGTTCTGCGGCCTGACGTGCGGGCGAGGCGCCATGGCGGGCAGTGCCTACTGCATCACCCACACGGGCCTGCTGTGCCTGTTCAACAGCAAGAGGCAGCTGGAGGCGTGGGTTGACCTCAAG ACGTCGTCGGCGCGGTGTCTGTCCGTGAGCGAGAACTACGTGTTTTGCGGCTGTGCTGACGGGATGGTGCGAGTGTTCCGCCCTCAGGACCTGCACTTCATCACCACGCTGCACCGCCCACACAGACTCGGAGTGGACATCTCACAGGGCGTCCAGCCagg GCACTTGTTCACCACCGACCCCAGCGCAGAGTACCCAGACACCCTGGCCTTGACCTATGACCCCGTGGCTCGGCACCTGACCTGCGTGTATAACGACCAcagcgtgtatgtgtgggacGTGCGCGACATCAAGAACGTGGGGAAGGTGTACTCGGCCCTctaccacagtggcacagtgtgGAGCGTGGAG ACGTACCCTGAGGTGGAAGGCCCACATGCAGCCTGTCTGCCCCCCAGCTCGTTCCTGACCTGCTCTTCTGATAACACCATCCGCCTGTGGCACCTCGACCCCCAGCAGGGCTCCACTCAGACCCAGGCCCCGGCCCCGGGCCTGCCCACCAGCCTGCACCGCAACCTCTATAGCCag gacCTGATGAGGATCGTGTATGTGGGGGAGGACACCCAGCACCTGCAGTCGGAGGGGGAGCGGGGAGAAGGGGGCTCTCTGGACGGGAAGTCCGGTATCAGGGTTCTGGGCGTCAGTCCAGACGGACAGCACCTCGCTGCTGGAGACCGCAACGGCAGCCTGCG GATCTTTGAGCTGCAGTTCCTAGACGAGATCGCCAAGATTGTGGCCCATGACTCCGAGGTGCTGTGTCTGGAGTTCTCGCCCACGGACACTG gtctcCGTCTGCTTGCCTCGGCCAGTCGCGACCGTCTCATCCACATCTTCAACGTGGAGAACAATTACAACCTGGAGCAGACTGTCTATGACCACTCTGCCTCCATCACTGCCATCAagttttcag GTGACAGTTCAGATGTGAACATGGTGAGCTGTGGAGCTGATAAGAGCATCTATTTCCGCACAGCCGAgcag ACAGCAGAGGGCCTGTCCTTTTCCCGATCGCACTACGTGGCAGAGAAAACTACCCTCTACGACATGGACCTGGACGCCACAGGCGGTCAGGCAGCCATCGCCTGCCAGGACCGCaacgtcag AGTGTACAACATCAAGACTGGTAAAATGATGAGGTGCTTCAAGGGTTCCCTTAGCGAAGAAGGCACTCTGCTGAAG gTCCAGATGGATCCTTCCGGAGTCTACCTGGCCACCAGCTGCTCAGACAAGAACATCAGCATCTTTGACTACGAgtctggagagtgtgtggccAGCCTGTTTGGGCACTCTG aAATCGTGACGGGCATGAGGTTCAGCCAGGACTGCAGGCACCTCATCACGGTATCTGGCGACAG ctgtgtgtttctgtggcgCTTGGACTCTCAGATGACCAACTCCATGAGGAAGAGGCTggcggagaagagagagagggcaggcgTCCGGGACGCCAGGGCTGCCAGTCAACAGCATGTGCTtcg gagggagaCCTACATCACGGTGCCAGCTATGGAGGTAGCCCAGGAGAaggctgaggaagaggaggatacaGCGTTGTGTGAAGAAGAGCCACGCACTCCAGCTAGGCTTGACACAACTCCAG AGGTTGCTGACCCGATGCTGCTGCAGACCAATGGCAGATTACCCATGTGGGCTCGCAAACTG GCTGCAGTGAGCTCTGCTGGTGCTCCAGGCGCTCAaggtcctgctgctgctgcccccaccaccaccaccaccgcggcCCCCTCTGCCCTGGGCCCCTACCAGCCCCGGGGCCGCTGGGCCGAGCAGTCGGACCCCCAGGCCATCCGCTCCCTCCTGGAGACGCGCAGCCTGCAGCTGGCGCTCACGCCCAGCCCCCAGAGGGGCGACGGGGGCGGGGACGCCGAGGAGGAGGCCGACGACGCCCACTTCCACCCCCAGAGCCTGGACAGCCTcatggacgaggaggaggaggaggaagaggaggagcccGAGGACGAGGATGAGAAG agCTCGAGCGGTCACTTTGAGGCGGGTTTCCCGAGGCCAGGCTACCTGCCGCTGCCGGCTGCGGGGGATCTGTTTGGGCCCGGACGCGGCTCTCTGGACAGGAACGACTACATCCTGTACCCGGCCAACAGCACAGCGCTGTCAACGGGGGGAGACGG GGACTTTGACGTGAAGGCTTTAtgtgaggtgggggaggagcTTAGTCCAGACAGTGCCTGTTGCGTGGGCTCCGCGGAGAGCCGGGGGTCCAATCAGGAGCCAGCGATGGATC CAGACACAGACTCCCTGAGCCAAGTGAGCTCCACGGGCAGCTCCGgcgtggaggaagaggaggaggaagagccagAGACACTCTTGCGTCAGCATTTCGACACACTGGCCAACAGCCTGTCTGGCGATG CTGAGAAGTTTGACACAGACCCTCGCAGTCTGCAGCCGGCGTCTGACAGCAACTTCCTCAACCCGCGTCTGAGCATCTCCACCCGTTTCCTGTCTCGCTTCCAGAACCGCCTGcg AGGTGTGGGCTGTGGTGCGTCTGCTGCCCGGCCTGCTGCACTGCCCCCCAGCATCTCAGAGGAGGCCTCTCCTGGAAGCAGCCCCACTCCCCCAACTGCCTCATCTGCCCCATCTGCCCCTACTCAGCCCATCCCCCAG GGCTCTACGAAGACTCAGCAGGCTGGTGAGGGTGCCGTGGAGCCTCCCACACTGGCTGAGGAGGCCAAGAGCCGAG AGGTAACGGACAAGGCCCTGTTCTCCCAGTCCAACATTGAGAACGTGGCCACCACGCCGGGCCAGAACCCAGTGAGCGGCCCGTCTCCCAAACCCGGCCACCCGGCGCCAGAGAAGGACGCCGCCGGCCTGCGCTCCTCCCAGAGCTACATGAGCGCCACCACCAGCTCCCGTGCCAAAGTGTCCCGCTCGGGCACTCCGGGAGAGGCCCCCGCCAGGACCCCGCTAACGGAGGAGGCCACCCCGCCAGCCAAAGCCTCGGGCCCCAGAGCCCCCTCCCTCCAGGACCTGAGCTCGGAGCACGGGGACTTTAAGGAGAACCTGCCCCctacctctcttcctcctcctctcgcgtCCTCCTTGACCAACGCTGCCTTCACCTCGGAGACCGGGTCAGCCAGCCTCCCCTCCACGCCGATGGCCTCCACCGGGACGTCGTCCTCGTCGGGCCAGTTGCCTGGCAACCACAGCGCCCGGGCCGCGCTCCGGTTGGACCTGTCGGGCTCCGACTGCTGCCCCTCCCCGGGCCGCTCGACTCCCGCGGCTGCCATGAAGAGCCGGCGGCGGTTGGCTCCGGAGGGAGCGCCGCGGCAGGGCGCGCTGGTCACCCCGACCGAGATGCGGTCCCTGGGACAGGAGGGCAGGAAGCGCATCAGCAGCATCGAGGACGGCATGACCCCCCGCGGGGCCCTCGGCTCCAGAGCCTCCGCCGCGCTCACCTCTCCCGCCTGCTGCCGCTCCCCAGAGCCCTCGCAGGCCAGAGGGGCCGAGGGGCACCCAAGATCAGACCCCcaggcccagctgcagcagcaggccgTCTCCCAGTCTTCTGCTCCAGCAGCATCTCCAGCTGTGGGTAACCTGTCTTTCCAGGAGAGCCCGGCATCATGCTCCAGTCCATTGGACTCAG CTGATTCAATGGAGTCTGTGAATTTGCAGACGTGCAACCAGATAGTGAACGAGCTGAGACACACCATGAAGAGAGCTGTGAGTCTGTACAGCAAG CTCTGTTCCCACGCCGAGCTTCCTGACCAGCAGGCCCAGATGGTGTCTGTTCTTCAGGACGCCTTTGCTGGGGTGCGGAGCGAGCTGGACATGGTCTTCACCCCCTCgtcccctcctctacctccgCTCCCGGAGGACTCCCCCGGTCGCCAGCTGAGGGACCAGCGTGCCGTGGCTCTGCTCGAGCGCTACTCCGAGCTGCTGCTCCAGATGGCCGAGAAGAAAATGGACACCAACTGA